The genomic segment GATTGCAACGTTCGGTTCATCTTCAGGGGCAGATATGATTGCAGGTCTATTGTTCGGATTAGAAAATCAGGGATATAAAATTGAAGCATAAAATTATAATCAAAAAAAATTCTTACTACGATTCAATCAGCTTGATGCAATTGTCTGATAAAGCAAAGTTGTTGCCAAACGTTCTTGATGCTGTGATATCAATGGGCACCGAGACGAATAAAAATTTTTTGAAAGAAATAAATTTGTTCGACCAGCAGTTGGACGCAGCGGGACCGAACGATTTAGTAATAGCAATTCGGATTCAAGACGAACAAGCACTTGAGAGTGTCTCGGAGTTAATCGAAAAATTATTAAATTCAAAAGAATCTTCTGAACAAAAATCAACTGATGATAAACCGGTTTCGTTTGATTACACACTGCGAAAAAATCCGGATGCGAATATAGTGCTGGTATCAATTCCGGGTGAATATGCTTATTACGAGTCGAAAAAGGGGCTTATTGCTGATAAACACGTGATGATTTTCAGCGATAATGTTAGTATCGAACAGGAAATTCAACTAAAAGAGATGGCAGTTTCAAAAGGTTTGCTGCTGATGGGACCTGATTGCGGAACAGCGATAATAAATGGAGTACCGCTGGCTTTTGCAAACGTTGTTCCAGAAGGTCCGATTGGAATCGTCGGAGCTTCCGGAACTGGCAGTCAACAAGTTAGCAGTTTAATCGCAAGGATGGGTTCGGGAATTACACAACTTATCGGAACTGGCGGTAGAGATTTATCGGAAGCTGGCGGCGGAAAAATGATGCTGCTTGGAATGAAAGCGTTGAATGAAGATCCAAAAACAAAAGTAATAGTGTTGCTATCGAAACCGCCCGCAGAAGTTGTGATGGAAAAAGTTTTAACGTCAGCATCTAAATGCACCAAGCCGGTTGTTGTTTGTTTTTTAAGTGGAAGAAAAGATGTAATTGAAAAATATAAATTAATCGCTGCCGATAATCTTGAAGAGGCAGCAACAAAAGCTGTTCAGCTTGCA from the Bacteroidota bacterium genome contains:
- the fdrA gene encoding acyl-CoA synthetase FdrA gives rise to the protein MKHKIIIKKNSYYDSISLMQLSDKAKLLPNVLDAVISMGTETNKNFLKEINLFDQQLDAAGPNDLVIAIRIQDEQALESVSELIEKLLNSKESSEQKSTDDKPVSFDYTLRKNPDANIVLVSIPGEYAYYESKKGLIADKHVMIFSDNVSIEQEIQLKEMAVSKGLLLMGPDCGTAIINGVPLAFANVVPEGPIGIVGASGTGSQQVSSLIARMGSGITQLIGTGGRDLSEAGGGKMMLLGMKALNEDPKTKVIVLLSKPPAEVVMEKVLTSASKCTKPVVVCFLSGRKDVIEKYKLIAADNLEEAATKAVQLATDKTINVSIPEDELSATGGLAEIETAKMNSNQKYIRGLYAGGTLCDESIIYLRKIFGTIYSNTTIDTERKLADSRISVMDTIIDLGDDEFTKGKAHPMIDPSYRKLRLLNEAKDFEVAVILLDIVLGYGSHEDPAGAMLESIKQAKAEFENRGGYLSVVASVCGTEEDPQVLSAQEAKLKQVGVICMPSNFQAVKLAAKIKEIVLKK